The proteins below are encoded in one region of bacterium:
- the rdgB gene encoding RdgB/HAM1 family non-canonical purine NTP pyrophosphatase, which translates to MLGRCRRRLLVASGNAGKVREIALLLADLPLEVVGLGAVPDMPELPEPYDTFHQNAASKAQTAAAVARCFALADDSGLQVPALGDRPGVYSSRYAPTDAERIARLLEEMSGLTGEQRRARFVCVVALADDARLLGLWEGVCEGFIAEEPRGAEGFGFDPVFLYGDRTFAQMTAAEKSRVSHRGQALRAFRHGLPGLLNECV; encoded by the coding sequence ATGCTGGGCCGCTGCCGGCGCCGTCTGCTCGTCGCCTCCGGCAATGCGGGCAAGGTGCGCGAGATCGCGCTCCTACTGGCCGACTTGCCCCTGGAGGTCGTCGGTCTGGGCGCCGTGCCGGACATGCCCGAGCTGCCCGAGCCGTATGACACCTTCCACCAGAACGCCGCGAGCAAGGCCCAGACCGCGGCGGCGGTTGCTCGCTGCTTCGCCCTGGCCGACGACTCGGGACTGCAGGTGCCGGCGCTGGGCGACCGACCGGGTGTGTATTCCAGCCGCTACGCGCCGACCGATGCAGAGCGTATTGCACGGCTGCTGGAGGAGATGAGCGGCCTGACCGGCGAGCAGCGCCGGGCCCGCTTCGTGTGCGTCGTCGCCCTGGCGGATGACGCGCGACTGCTCGGCCTCTGGGAGGGCGTCTGCGAGGGCTTCATCGCTGAAGAGCCCCGCGGCGCGGAGGGCTTTGGTTTCGATCCGGTGTTCCTGTATGGCGACCGGACCTTCGCACAAATGACTGCTGCCGAGAAGAGCCGGGTGAGCCACCGTGGCCAAGCCCTGCGCGCCTTCCGGCATGGCCTACCTGGACTGCTGAATGAGTGTGTCTGA
- a CDS encoding GNAT family N-acetyltransferase, with product MNAPSSPAVPIRPLLAADVPACARLYQRAYVSAPCYGGAWDEATAARIIHDVLRLFPHECFVAERDGVLQGFILCSSLADVRATIEEFAVAPECQAQGVGSALLDYVLDHYRRRGLTHIELIANRHAPAYAFYRKRGFAENRDYRLLGRAV from the coding sequence ATGAACGCACCCTCGTCTCCGGCTGTGCCGATCAGGCCGTTGCTGGCCGCGGACGTCCCCGCCTGCGCGCGCCTGTACCAGCGCGCCTACGTGTCTGCCCCCTGCTACGGCGGCGCCTGGGATGAAGCGACCGCCGCGCGGATCATCCACGACGTGCTGCGGCTCTTCCCGCACGAGTGCTTCGTGGCCGAGCGTGATGGCGTCCTGCAGGGGTTCATCCTCTGCAGCAGCCTGGCGGACGTGCGCGCCACCATCGAGGAATTCGCGGTGGCCCCGGAGTGCCAGGCGCAGGGCGTCGGTTCGGCCCTGCTAGACTACGTGCTGGACCACTACCGGCGCCGGGGACTCACCCACATCGAGCTGATCGCCAACCGCCACGCTCCGGCCTATGCCTTCTACCGCAAGCGGGGCTTCGCCGAGAACCGCGACTACCGCCTGCTCGGCCGCGCCGTCTAG
- a CDS encoding GNAT family N-acetyltransferase produces MSTEIRGLKESELPDHSRLVHQSYYEYVASGERTFLADPEWWLKGAQADPYYRPEQTRVMVMDGRLVASVTNYTRDVYADGRIAKVGCIGSVCTHPEYRRRGLVRQVLAESIAWMEQNDYHWSFLFGKEDVYGGSGWRIVTAFELIADLRLRGDAPTDAQVRPADPEQDVATLANIYERFNRTMTGPIVRTEAYWRQRVLRSRFGRTPAYYLVELGGFPIGYFAGADGHVNEIAWLDAPAHLFAAILSRWSGTPIRFHCFVADMVRYLRQITEVPTAAAQAEHAGGLTLPEVYKGLWRYIGDSCRCFPEIADTDSLRRFLRQHEYNFWGVDGF; encoded by the coding sequence ATGAGCACCGAGATCCGCGGGCTCAAGGAGTCCGAGCTGCCGGACCACAGCCGGCTTGTCCACCAGTCATACTACGAGTACGTCGCCAGCGGCGAGCGCACCTTCCTGGCCGACCCCGAATGGTGGCTGAAGGGAGCGCAGGCCGATCCGTACTACCGGCCGGAGCAGACCCGCGTCATGGTGATGGACGGCCGCCTCGTCGCGAGCGTGACCAACTACACGCGAGATGTCTACGCCGACGGCCGCATCGCCAAGGTCGGGTGCATCGGCAGCGTCTGCACTCATCCCGAGTACCGCCGGCGGGGGCTGGTGCGGCAGGTGCTGGCCGAGTCCATCGCGTGGATGGAGCAGAACGACTACCACTGGTCCTTCCTGTTTGGCAAGGAGGATGTGTACGGCGGCAGTGGTTGGCGCATCGTTACCGCGTTCGAGTTGATCGCTGACCTGCGCCTGCGCGGCGACGCTCCCACGGACGCCCAGGTCAGGCCCGCCGACCCCGAGCAGGACGTGGCGACGCTGGCCAACATCTACGAGCGCTTCAACCGCACCATGACCGGCCCCATCGTGCGGACCGAGGCGTACTGGCGGCAGCGCGTGCTGCGCAGCCGCTTCGGTCGCACCCCGGCCTACTACCTCGTGGAGTTGGGCGGCTTTCCCATCGGCTATTTCGCCGGGGCGGACGGTCATGTCAACGAGATCGCCTGGCTAGACGCGCCGGCCCACCTCTTCGCCGCCATCCTCAGCCGCTGGTCGGGCACGCCCATCCGCTTCCATTGCTTTGTTGCCGACATGGTGCGCTACCTGCGGCAGATCACGGAAGTCCCAACGGCCGCGGCCCAGGCAGAACACGCCGGCGGCCTGACCTTGCCGGAAGTCTACAAGGGGCTGTGGCGCTACATTGGCGATAGCTGCCGCTGTTTCCCGGAGATCGCCGACACAGACAGTCTGCGACGTTTCCTGCGGCAGCACGAGTACAACTTCTGGGGCGTGGACGGTTTCTGA
- a CDS encoding CHAD domain-containing protein, which produces MPKAWVADNLRPDMPLGQAAALTLSVKLPEVMHYESAARAGKVSGIHDMRVAAKRMREAVRMLRPAFSREARRKLLPVVEELNDALGEVRDRDVLRQAFKRMLQHDPRLADLQAVRRRLAKERRSHHARLLSVLDGLKQSGFGRRYARLMTELEQQEPSPGGAVVAQFAAEAIGSRLQDVTDNLHAITGRYQCDRFHRQRIRVKRLKYALEPFLPLLPPEADELYALVSDLQELMGLIHDVDVQREVLTVWVAAHGLSEGLRRALQQLARERAGLLTQTRGHLQQMLAQDCEGRLQRALQDLADASPAPQVAG; this is translated from the coding sequence TTGCCCAAGGCTTGGGTCGCTGACAACCTCCGTCCCGACATGCCGCTCGGACAGGCAGCGGCGCTGACCCTCAGCGTCAAGCTGCCGGAGGTCATGCACTACGAGAGTGCGGCCCGGGCCGGCAAGGTCTCGGGTATTCACGACATGCGCGTGGCCGCCAAGCGGATGCGCGAGGCCGTGCGGATGCTGCGGCCGGCCTTCAGCCGGGAGGCCCGCCGCAAGCTGCTGCCGGTGGTCGAGGAGCTGAACGACGCCCTGGGGGAGGTGCGTGACCGGGACGTGCTGCGCCAGGCCTTCAAGCGGATGCTGCAGCACGACCCGCGCCTGGCGGACCTGCAGGCCGTGCGGCGGCGCCTCGCCAAGGAGCGGCGGTCCCACCACGCTCGGCTCCTCAGTGTCCTGGACGGACTGAAGCAGAGCGGCTTTGGCCGCAGGTACGCGCGGCTGATGACGGAGCTGGAGCAGCAGGAGCCGTCACCCGGCGGGGCCGTGGTGGCCCAGTTCGCGGCGGAGGCCATCGGCTCCCGGCTGCAGGATGTCACGGACAACCTGCACGCCATCACCGGCCGGTACCAGTGCGATCGGTTCCATCGGCAGCGCATCCGCGTCAAGCGGCTCAAGTACGCCCTGGAGCCCTTCCTGCCGCTCCTGCCGCCCGAGGCCGACGAGCTCTACGCCCTCGTCAGCGATCTGCAGGAGCTGATGGGCCTGATTCATGACGTGGATGTGCAGCGCGAGGTGCTGACGGTGTGGGTGGCGGCGCACGGGCTCAGCGAGGGCCTGCGGCGGGCCCTGCAGCAACTGGCCCGGGAGCGCGCGGGCCTGCTCACGCAGACGCGCGGGCACCTGCAGCAGATGCTCGCCCAGGACTGTGAGGGCCGCTTGCAGCGGGCCCTGCAGGACCTGGCGGACGCCAGCCCAGCCCCGCAGGTGGCAGGCTGA
- a CDS encoding glycosyltransferase, whose translation MSVSENLPKLRVLQVITARRFYGAERVLVHLCEGLRERGHEVWVACKPNEDVERELRDIGITVFSMPIAGKVNPVAPFRLAGLARRLKVDVIHTHLSSASLWGSVAGRMLGVPVVAEVHALNSRRCFMLANRIVTCSEGVRRHLLRLRVPAERMDVLYNGLPSRLFEGLKSRDEVRRELGLPLDTPVIGAVAHLAPKKGQRHLLEAVLLLRARFPNLVCLFVGEGETFLELEELAEQMGVQDAVRFLGFRSDAVQLMVGLDVVVLPSVAKEGLGVALIEAGFLGKAAVASDCSGIDEVIVDGETGLLVTPGDSWALADSIASLLLDPARAARLGAAARERVSGLFTMGAMARRAEEIYYELLRRHHRLPRIT comes from the coding sequence ATGAGTGTGTCTGAGAATCTGCCTAAGCTGAGAGTACTACAAGTCATTACGGCGCGCCGGTTCTATGGCGCGGAACGCGTACTGGTGCACCTGTGCGAGGGGCTGCGCGAGCGCGGCCACGAGGTGTGGGTGGCCTGCAAGCCCAACGAGGACGTCGAGCGGGAGCTACGCGACATCGGCATCACAGTTTTCTCGATGCCCATCGCCGGCAAGGTGAACCCGGTCGCGCCGTTCCGCCTGGCGGGGCTGGCCCGCCGCCTGAAGGTGGATGTGATCCATACGCACCTGTCCAGCGCCAGCCTGTGGGGAAGCGTCGCCGGGCGCATGTTGGGAGTGCCTGTCGTCGCCGAGGTGCATGCGCTCAACTCGCGCCGCTGCTTCATGTTGGCCAACCGCATCGTGACGTGCAGTGAGGGCGTCCGGAGACACCTGCTCCGGCTGCGGGTGCCGGCCGAGCGCATGGACGTGCTCTACAACGGGCTCCCCTCGCGCCTGTTCGAGGGGCTCAAGAGCCGGGACGAGGTGCGCCGCGAGTTGGGGCTGCCGCTGGACACGCCGGTGATCGGCGCTGTGGCCCACCTGGCGCCCAAGAAGGGCCAGCGTCATCTGCTGGAGGCCGTGCTGCTGCTGCGCGCGCGCTTCCCGAACCTGGTCTGTCTGTTTGTAGGCGAGGGCGAGACGTTCCTGGAGTTGGAGGAACTGGCCGAGCAGATGGGCGTGCAGGACGCGGTCCGCTTCCTGGGCTTCCGGTCCGACGCGGTGCAACTCATGGTGGGGCTCGATGTCGTGGTGCTGCCCTCGGTGGCCAAGGAGGGTCTCGGCGTCGCACTGATCGAGGCCGGGTTCCTGGGCAAGGCGGCGGTCGCCAGCGACTGCTCGGGCATTGATGAAGTCATCGTAGATGGCGAGACCGGCCTGCTGGTGACGCCCGGCGATAGCTGGGCGCTGGCCGATAGCATCGCCAGCCTGTTGCTGGATCCGGCACGCGCCGCACGCCTCGGCGCCGCCGCCCGCGAGCGGGTCAGCGGGCTGTTCACCATGGGGGCCATGGCGCGGCGCGCCGAGGAGATCTACTACGAACTCCTGCGCCGCCACCACCGTCTTCCCCGGATCACGTGA